Proteins found in one Desulfatiglans sp. genomic segment:
- a CDS encoding thiolase family protein: MRDVSIIGVGMTRFGKFEDRDMKDLGREAVWTALNDAGVAVKDIEVAYVANAVGQQLTELKGTIGQHVLTSAGIFGIPVINVENACTGGSTSLRGAYMEVASGNADVALAVGVEKLFCGDSAKSAQTMAAGTIYAKFGFMFVALYALQLKKWMAASGATKLHFAKVAAKNKYNGSLNPYAQFQKAMTVEQILESRVVAEPLTQFMCSTMADGAAAAIVCSSDIAKKITKKHPIQIAACELVSGTYNIPGEPHEEITTRAALKAYEKAGIGPEDVQVVEVHDAMSPAELRMYEELHLCKPGEAGMMIDEGHTTLTGRLPVNPSGGLAAKGHPISATGLAQVYEVVTQMRGEAGKRQVTNDPKVGLVENAGGWTMDDNAACAVTILKK, translated from the coding sequence ATGAGAGATGTATCAATAATTGGGGTCGGGATGACCCGTTTTGGCAAGTTTGAAGATCGTGACATGAAAGACCTTGGCCGTGAGGCGGTATGGACAGCCCTTAATGATGCCGGTGTTGCTGTAAAAGATATTGAGGTTGCATACGTTGCAAATGCAGTGGGTCAGCAGCTCACTGAACTCAAGGGGACAATAGGCCAGCATGTCCTGACATCTGCGGGTATCTTCGGGATACCTGTTATTAATGTGGAAAATGCATGTACGGGCGGCTCTACCTCATTAAGGGGAGCCTATATGGAGGTCGCATCAGGAAATGCGGATGTAGCGCTTGCAGTGGGTGTTGAAAAGCTCTTCTGCGGAGACTCTGCAAAGTCTGCCCAGACAATGGCTGCAGGCACCATATATGCAAAATTCGGTTTCATGTTTGTTGCCCTCTATGCGCTTCAGCTTAAAAAATGGATGGCAGCATCGGGCGCTACCAAGCTGCACTTTGCAAAGGTTGCGGCAAAGAATAAGTATAACGGCTCACTTAACCCCTATGCCCAGTTCCAGAAGGCCATGACAGTTGAGCAGATTCTTGAGTCTCGCGTTGTAGCAGAGCCCCTGACACAGTTTATGTGTTCCACAATGGCTGATGGCGCGGCAGCGGCAATCGTATGCAGCAGCGATATCGCTAAAAAGATCACTAAAAAGCACCCTATCCAGATAGCCGCATGTGAGCTTGTATCAGGTACATATAATATACCGGGCGAGCCTCATGAAGAGATAACCACAAGGGCAGCCTTAAAGGCATATGAAAAGGCTGGCATAGGCCCTGAAGATGTTCAGGTGGTTGAGGTGCATGATGCCATGTCACCGGCAGAACTGAGGATGTATGAAGAGCTGCACTTATGTAAACCGGGTGAGGCAGGTATGATGATAGATGAGGGGCACACCACACTGACAGGCAGGCTGCCTGTTAACCCGAGCGGTGGTCTTGCTGCAAAGGGTCACCCGATATCCGCGACAGGGCTGGCCCAGGTGTATGAGGTTGTTACCCAGATGAGGGGTGAGGCTGGAAAGAGACAGGTAACAAATGACCCGAAGGTTGGGCTTGTTGAAAATGCAGGCGGATGGACAATGGATGATAATGCTGCCTGTGCGGTAACGATACTCAAGAAATAG
- a CDS encoding transcriptional regulator: MDKKRIPVQEGLFIEAAPGTGKSYLIGNKCKKCGLTAFPKTPVCPRCQIQETMEETLFEGKGTLDSYSIVQAALPGFAQPSIQAYINLDNGPKMWSLITGCEPVEGSLKLGMKMEMVIDKIRDDEEGNELISYQFKPAA; this comes from the coding sequence ATGGACAAAAAACGCATACCAGTACAGGAAGGACTATTTATAGAGGCGGCTCCCGGAACCGGGAAATCGTACCTGATCGGAAACAAATGCAAAAAATGCGGTCTTACAGCATTTCCAAAAACCCCGGTCTGCCCCAGGTGTCAGATCCAGGAGACTATGGAGGAGACCCTGTTTGAAGGCAAGGGAACTCTAGACAGTTACAGCATTGTTCAGGCGGCTTTGCCGGGTTTCGCACAGCCCTCTATCCAGGCATATATCAACCTTGATAATGGCCCCAAGATGTGGAGCCTGATCACCGGTTGTGAACCAGTGGAAGGTTCCCTTAAACTTGGTATGAAGATGGAGATGGTCATAGACAAGATAAGGGATGACGAAGAGGGTAATGAGCTGATCAGTTATCAATTTAAACCGGCAGCCTAA